A DNA window from Aureibaculum sp. 2308TA14-22 contains the following coding sequences:
- a CDS encoding DUF1573 domain-containing protein: MKKLAVLLFIGCISFSLNAQEKTTVTKTDPNAPKFKFETKTVDYGTIERNADGIRLLKFTNVGKSPLIIASAKSTCGCTVPSIPKEPIMPGESGEIAVKYDTNRVGQIAKSITITSNADRPKIVIPVRGTVKKESSLSKLEKHEKSIVSSPEQ; encoded by the coding sequence ATGAAAAAATTAGCAGTATTATTATTTATCGGATGTATTAGTTTTTCGTTAAATGCACAAGAAAAAACTACAGTTACCAAAACTGACCCTAACGCTCCAAAATTCAAATTTGAAACTAAAACAGTTGACTATGGTACAATTGAAAGAAATGCTGACGGTATTAGATTATTAAAATTTACCAACGTAGGTAAATCTCCATTAATTATTGCTTCTGCAAAAAGTACTTGCGGTTGTACGGTGCCTTCAATACCAAAAGAACCAATTATGCCAGGAGAAAGTGGTGAAATTGCGGTGAAGTATGACACAAACAGAGTTGGACAAATAGCAAAATCTATCACTATTACTTCTAATGCAGACAGACCTAAAATTGTTATCCCTGTACGTGGTACAGTAAAAAAGGAAAGTAGCTTGTCTAAGTTAGAAAAGCACGAAAAAAGTATAGTTTCTAGCCCAGAGCAATAA